From a single Lolium rigidum isolate FL_2022 chromosome 7, APGP_CSIRO_Lrig_0.1, whole genome shotgun sequence genomic region:
- the LOC124670974 gene encoding uncharacterized protein LOC124670974, whose amino-acid sequence MLDGRDRSTDWWQKAVVVPVRRAWVVVAARLRRKKHDGRGALVRLHDDIQTCAYQDVQVMWEMLQRSETEKMARAPPTPKGSRALIWLRPRRRPHTMDLIRPRC is encoded by the exons ATGCTGGACGGGCGGGATCGGTCGACGGACTGGTGGCAGAAGGCGGTGGTCGTGCCGGTGAGGCGCGCCTGGGTGGTCGTCGCCGCGCGGCTGCGTCGCAAGAAACATG ATGGCCGAGGTGCGCTGGTGAGGCTGCACGACGACATCCAGACATGCGCGTACCAGGACGTGCAGGTCATGTGGGAGATGCTGCAGCGGTCGGAGACGGAGAAGATGGCCCGAGCACCGCCGACGCCCAAGGGCTCACGCGCACTCATCTGGCTCAGACCGCGGCGTCGCCCCCACACCATGGACCTCATTCGTCCGCGTTGCTGA